In Nycticebus coucang isolate mNycCou1 chromosome 24, mNycCou1.pri, whole genome shotgun sequence, a single window of DNA contains:
- the PNMA2 gene encoding paraneoplastic antigen Ma2, whose product MALALLEDWCGMMGVDEQKSLMVTGIPVDCDEAEIQEVLQETLKSLGRYRLLGKIFRKQENANAVLLELTEDADVPGIPSEIQGKGGVWKVIFKTPNQDTEFLERLNLFLDKEGQTVSGMFRALGHEGVSPAAAPCVSPELLAHLVAQAIAHAPQPLLPMRYRKLRVFSGSAVPAPEEEPFEIWLEQATEIVREWPVAEAEKKRWLMESLRGPALDLMHIVQADNPSVSVEECLEAFKQVFGSLESRRTSQVRYLKTYQEEGEKVSAYVLRLEILLRRAVEKRAIPRNIADQVRLEQVMAGASLSEVLWCRLRELKDQGPPPNFLELMKVIREEEEEEAAFENENIEEPEEGVGWDHEGGR is encoded by the coding sequence ATGGCGCTGGCACTGCTGGAGGACTGGTGCGGGATGATGGGCGTGGATGAGCAGAAGTCGCTGATGGTTACGGGGATCCCGGTGGACTGCGACGAGGCTGAGATCCAGGAGGTCCTCCAGGAGACCTTAAAGTCCCTGGGCAGGTACAGACTGCTCGGCAAGATATTCCGGAAGCAGGAGAACGCCAACGCGGTCCTGCTAGAGCTCACGGAGGACGCTGACGTCCCCGGGATCCCCAGCGAGATTCAGGGCAAGGGGGGTGTCTGGAAGGTGATCTTTAAGACCCCCAATCAGGACACGGAATTTCTTGAAAGACTGAACCTCTTTCTAGACAAAGAGGGGCAGACCGTGTCGGGGATGTTCCGAGCCCTCGGGCACGAGGGGGTGTCCCCCGCCGCAGCGCCCTGCGTGTCGCCCGAGCTGTTGGCCCACTTGGTGGCGCAGGCCATAGCGCATGCGCCTCAGCCCCTGCTGCCCATGCGCTACCGGAAGCTGCGCGTGTTCTCGGGCAGCGCAGTTCCGGCGCCGGAGGAGGAGCCCTTCGAGATCTGGCTGGAACAGGCCACGGAGATCGTCAGAGAGTGGCCGGTGGCAGAGGCGGAAAAGAAAAGGTGGCTGATGGAAAGCCTGCGCGGCCCGGCCCTGGACCTCATGCACATCGTGCAGGCGGACAACCCGTCGGTCAGCGTGGAAGAGTGTCTGGAGGCGTTTAAACAGGTGTTCGGGAGCCTGGAGAGCCGCAGGACCTCCCAGGTGCGGTACCTGAAGACCTaccaggaggagggagagaaggtcTCAGCCTACGTGCTGCGGTTGGAGATCCTGCTCCGCAGAGCGGTGGAGAAGCGGGCCATCCCCAGGAACATCGCCGACCAGGTCCGCCTGGAGCAGGTGATGGCCGGGGCCAGCCTCAGCGAGGTCCTGTGGTGTCGGCTGCGCGAGCTGAAGGATCAGGGCCCGCCCCCCAACTTCCTCGAGTTAATGAAGGTGAtccgggaggaggaggaggaggaggccgcCTTTGAGAACGAGAATATTGAGGAGCCAGAGGAAGGGGTGGGCTGGGATCATGAAGGAGGCCGCTAG